One part of the Arabidopsis thaliana chromosome 4, partial sequence genome encodes these proteins:
- a CDS encoding Glycosyl hydrolase superfamily protein (Glycosyl hydrolase superfamily protein; FUNCTIONS IN: cation binding, hydrolase activity, hydrolyzing O-glycosyl compounds, catalytic activity; INVOLVED IN: carbohydrate metabolic process; LOCATED IN: endomembrane system; CONTAINS InterPro DOMAIN/s: Glycoside hydrolase, family 10 (InterPro:IPR001000), Glycoside hydrolase, catalytic core (InterPro:IPR017853), Glycoside hydrolase, subgroup, catalytic core (InterPro:IPR013781); BEST Arabidopsis thaliana protein match is: Glycosyl hydrolase superfamily protein (TAIR:AT4G33810.1); Has 2069 Blast hits to 2060 proteins in 439 species: Archae - 10; Bacteria - 1183; Metazoa - 20; Fungi - 353; Plants - 269; Viruses - 0; Other Eukaryotes - 234 (source: NCBI BLink).), with amino-acid sequence MNSIKNGFFLCMIFLLWCHVDSGVSIDPFSHSHSLNTECVMKPPRSSETKGLLQFSRSLEDDSDEEWKIDGNGFIREMAQRIQLHQGNIYSFSAWVKLREGNDKKVGVVFRTENGRLVHGGEVRANQECWTLLKGGIVPDFSGPVDIFFESENRGAKISAHNVLLKQFSKEEWKLKQDQLIEKIRKSKVRFEVTYENKTAVKGVVISLKQTKSSFLLGCGMNFRILQSQGYRKWFASRFKITSFTNEMKWYATEKARGQENYTVADSMLKFAEDNGILVRGHTVLWDNPKMQPSWVKNIKDPNDVMNVTLNRINSVMKRYKGKLTGWDVVNENLHWDYFEKMLGANASTSFYNLAFKIDPDVRLFVNEYNTIENTKEFTATPIKVKKMMEEILAYPGNKNMKGAIGAQGHFGPTQPNLAYIRSALDTLGSLGLPIWLTEVDMPKCPNQAQYVEDILREAYSHPAVKGIIIFGGPEVSGFDKLTLADKDFNNTQTGDVIDKLLKEWQQKSSEIQTNFTADSDNEEEEVSLLHGHYNVNVSHPWIANLSTSFSLEVTKEMDQDQVIRVVISA; translated from the exons ATGAACAGCATCAAGAATGGCTTCTTCCTCTGcatgatttttcttctctggTGCCATGTGGATTCAGGGGTTTCCATCGATCCTTTCTCCCATAGCCACTCTCTCAACACAGAG TGTGTGATGAAGCCTCCACGAAGCAGTGAAACGAAAGGATTATTACAATTTAGCCGCTCTCTCGAAGATGACTCTGATGAAGAATGGAAAATTGATGGAAATGGATTCATTAGAGAAATGGCACAGAGAATTCAGCTTCACCAAGGAAATATTTACAGCTTCTCTG CTTGGGTGAAATTGAGAGAAGGAAACGACAAGAAAGTAGGAGTTGTGTTCAGGACAGAAAATGGAAGACTTGTTCATGGAGGTGAAGTTAGGGCAAATCAAGAATGTTGGACTTTGCTTAAAGGTGGCATTGTACCAGATTTTTCAGGCCCTGTAGATATATTCTTCGAG AGTGAAAACAGAGGAGCAAAGATCTCTGCACACAATGTGTTGCTAAAACAGTTTAGCAAAGAAGAATGGAAACTGAAACAGGACCAACTTATTGAAAAG ATAAGGAAGAGCAAAGTGAGATTTGAAGTAACTTATGAGAACAAAACCGCAGTAAAAGGCGTAGTGATAtcactaaaacaaaccaaatcatcTTTTCTCTTAGGCTGTGGAATGAATTTCCGGATCCTACAAAGCCAAGGGTACAGAAAATGGTTTGCGTCGCGGTTCAAAATCACTTCATTCactaatgaaatgaaatggtATGCAACGGAGAAAGCACGAGGTCAAGAGAACTACACGGTAGCCGATTCAATGCTGAAATTTGCGGAAGATAATGGGATATTGGTTAGAGGTCATACAGTGTTATGGGACAACCCAAAAATGCAGCCTAGTTGggtgaaaaatataaaagatccGAACGATGTGATGAACGTGACATTGAACAGGATCAACTCGGTTATGAAGAGATACAAAGGGAAGTTAACCGGGTGGGATGTGGTTAACGAGAATCTGCATTGGGATTACTTTGAGAAAATGCTTGGTGCAAACGCTTCGACAAGTTTCTACAATCTGGCTTTTAAGATTGATCCTGATGTGAGATTGTTTGTTAACGAGTACAATACGATAGAAAACACTAAAGAGTTTACTGCGACGCCGAtaaaggtgaagaagatgatggaggAAATTCTCGCCTATCCAGGAAACAAGAACATGAAAGGAGCAATTGGAGCTCAGGGTCACTTTGGTCCAACTCAGCCTAACTTAGCTTACATAAGATCTGCATTGGATACTTTAGGCTCACTAGGTTTGCCTATTTGGCTTACAGAGGTTGATATGCCTAAATGCCCTAATCAG GCGCAATACGTGGAAGACATTCTCAGGGAAGCTTACTCGCATCCTGCGGTGAAAGGTATCATAATATTTGGTGGACCTGAGGTGTCTGGTTTTGACAAGCTGACACTTGCAGACAAAGACTTCAACAACACACAAACGGGAGATGTAATTGATAAGTTGCTCAAGGAGTGGCAACAAAAATCTTCAGAGATTCAAACGAATTTCACAGCAGATTCTGAtaatgaagaggaagaggtcTCATTGTTGCATGGACATTATAATGTGAATGTAAGCCATCCATGGATAGCAAACCTATCCACCAGTTTCAGCTTGGAGGTAACTAAGGAGATGGATCAAGACCAGGTGATTAGAGTCGTAATTAGTGCttga
- a CDS encoding Glycosyl hydrolase family 10 protein (Glycosyl hydrolase family 10 protein; FUNCTIONS IN: cation binding, hydrolase activity, hydrolyzing O-glycosyl compounds, catalytic activity; INVOLVED IN: carbohydrate metabolic process; LOCATED IN: endomembrane system; CONTAINS InterPro DOMAIN/s: Glycoside hydrolase, family 10 (InterPro:IPR001000), Glycoside hydrolase, catalytic core (InterPro:IPR017853), Galactose-binding domain-like (InterPro:IPR008979), Glycoside hydrolase, subgroup, catalytic core (InterPro:IPR013781); BEST Arabidopsis thaliana protein match is: Glycosyl hydrolase family 10 protein (TAIR:AT4G33840.1); Has 30201 Blast hits to 17322 proteins in 780 species: Archae - 12; Bacteria - 1396; Metazoa - 17338; Fungi - 3422; Plants - 5037; Viruses - 0; Other Eukaryotes - 2996 (source: NCBI BLink).): MKLLLLLPLAFCCLSLSRCEEILVPYDYSATIECLEIPYKPQYNGGIIVNPDMQNGSQGWSQFENAKVNFREFGGNKFVVATQRNQSSDSVSQKVYLEKGILYTFSAWLQVSTGKAPVSAVFKKNGEYKHAGSVVAESKCWSMLKGGLTVDESGPAELFVESEDTTVEIWVDSVSLQPFTQDEWNAHQEQSIDNSRKGPVRIRVVNNKGEKIPNASITIEQKRLGFPFGSAVAQNILGNQAYQNWFTQRFTVTTFENEMKWYSTESVRGIENYTVADAMLRFFNQHGIAVRGHNVVWDHPKYQSKWVTSLSRNDLYNAVKRRVFSVVSRYKGQLAGWDVVNENLHHSFFESKFGPNASNNIFAMAHAIDPSTTMFMNEFYTLEDPTDLKASPAKYLEKLRELQSIRVRGNIPLGIGLESHFSTPNIPYMRSALDTLGATGLPIWLTEIDVKAPSSDQAKYFEQVLREGHAHPHVKGMVTWTAYAPNCYHMCLTDGNFKNLPTGDVVDKLIREWGGLRSQTTEVTDADGFFEASLFHGDYDLNISHPLTNSSVSHNFTLTSDDSSLHTQPSTFVFRV; encoded by the exons ATGAAGCTTCTACTACTGCTGCCTCTTGCTTTCTGCTGTCTTTCTCTATCAA GGTGTGAAGAAATTCTCGTCCCTTATGACTACTCGGCAACAATAGAG TGTCTAGAGATTCCTTATAAACCACAGTACAATGGAGGGATCATCGTGAATCCTGATATGCAAAATGGTTCCCAAGGCTGGTCACAGTTCGAAAATGCAAAAGTCAATTTCAGAGAATTTGGAGGCAATAAGTTTGTTGTTGCCACACAGAGAAATCAATCTTCTGACAGCGTCTCACAGAAGGTTTACTTGGAAAAAGGAATTCTCTACACATTCTCTG CTTGGTTACAAGTAAGCACAGGAAAAGCTCCTGTGAGTGCCGTTTTCAAGAAGAATGGTGAATATAAGCATGCCGGTTCGGTTGTTGCTGAATCCAAATGTTGGTCCATGCTGAAAGGTGGCCTCACTGTTGATGAATCTGGTCCTGCTGAACTCTTCGTCGAG AGCGAGGACACAACAGTTGAGATTTGGGTTGATAGTGTCTCTTTGCAACCATTCACACAAGACGAATGGAACGCTCACCAGGAGCAGAGCATTGACAATTCAAGAAAAGGTCCTGTCAGAATCAGAGTCGTCAATAACAAAGGCGAGAAGATACCAAACGCATCCATTACCATAGAACAGAAGCGACTCGGATTCCCATTCGGGAGCGCTGTAGCACAGAACATACTTGGGAATCAAGCATACCAAAACTGGTTCACTCAAAGATTCACCGTGACTACATTCGAAAACGAGATGAAATGGTACAGCACAGAATCTGTAAGAGGCATAGAGAATTACACAGTCGCGGACGCAATGTTGAGATTCTTCAACCAGCATGGCATTGCTGTACGTGGACACAATGTTGTATGGGACCACCCTAAGTATCAATCTAAATGGGTTACTTCTCTGTCACGTAACGATCTATACAATGCAGTAAAACGAAGGGTTTTCTCGGTGGTCTCGCGATACAAAGGCCAGCTTGCCGGTTGGGATGTTGTGAATGAGAATCTCCATCACTCCTTCTTTGAGAGCAAGTTTGGTCCTAACGCCTCTAATAACATCTTCGCGATGGCACATGCCATTGATCCAAGCACAACAATGTTTATGAATGAATTCTATACATTAGAGGACCCTACAGATCTGAAAGCGAGTCCAGCGAAGTATTTGGAGAAGCTTAGGGAGCTTCAATCTATTCGGGTTCGCGGAAACATTCCATTGGGGATCGGTCTTGAGTCTCATTTCAGCACTCCTAACATTCCGTATATGAGATCAGCTCTTGATACTCTTGGTGCCACTGGTTTGCCTATTTGGCTCACTGAGATCGACGTTAAAGCTCCTTCCAGTGATCAG GCCAAGTATTTTGAGCAAGTCCTAAGAGAGGGACATGCGCATCCGCATGTGAAAGGAATGGTGACGTGGACAGCTTATGCACCAAATTGCTACCACATGTGCCTCACCGATGGAAACTTCAAGAATCTACCAACTGGAGATGTTGTGGACAAGCTTATACGTGAATGGGGAGGGCTACGCAGCCAAACTACTGAAGTCACCGATGCTGATGGATTCTTTGAAGCTTCACTCTTTCATGGTGACTATGATCTCAATATTTCTCATCCTCTCACCAATTCAAGCGTTTCACACAACTTTACGTTGACTTCTGATGACTCCTCTTTACATACCCAACCATCAACTTTTGTCTTTCGTGTTTGA